A window of Chryseobacterium sp. IHB B 17019 genomic DNA:
AATTGTGACAGGTAAATTGATTTCATGAATCCGGTACGGTATTAATTTTCACAAAATTATGATTTAAATTGTATTGTTGAATATTTTATTCTATAAAAATGTAATTTTACTTGTATTAATTTTTGTTTTTATAACATTTTGTATGTTATTTTTCTCTTTAAAAAATTTTCAGGAGAAAAACTGATGAGAAGTATATTAACCATCTTTAACCTAAAATTATCAGGATTTCAAATAAGTCTTGGAGATTATTTCCGGAAAAAAACACCTGCAAGTGCCTCAAACTTCAAATTATTGTTGATCATTGTCACAGCCCCCATCAAAAACATTGGTAAAAATTTTTTAATGTTGCCGAAAATTATCTCTTAAAAATTTATATTTGAATCAAATTTTACGATAAACCTCTGTTAAAGCATGTCTCCATTTGAACAGCACATATCCCTATTTTCAAACGATTGGAAAGAAAAATACCACGCAATTTTAGCAGAAGAACACCTGAAAAGTTTAAATAAAAATATTCAGGAATATAAAAATCAGACCCTAAATTTAGACTTACCATTTTTTAATGAAGAAATAAAAATTGATCGCAATGAAAGCTTCAAAAAATTTATTTCTGTTTTTGAAAATACTGATTCTGATGAGGTTAAAGCAAAACAATTGGAAGAAATCCCTTTTGAACATTGGCTGAATATTTTAGGACAAAGATTAACCTCCGCAAGCATTCGCGATGAAAATGCAATTCCGCCTTTGAAATCTTTGTTGATTGAAGCTTGTCAAAAACCTTTTAACGATGAGGTGACCACAGCACAAAGAGCTTGGGAAAAACATGTCGGAAGAATGGATGACCGGTTTTGGGGCGAGGTAAAAGGAAATAATCAACAAAAACAGGGGAAAGTAATGGAAAAAATTCATTACATCCTGGACAATAAAACCTGGTGGAACGTATTCTATCATTACAAACACGGATTAGTATTTGAAGCCAGGGAAAAGAACGGCCACGGAATCCGTTGGAGTCAGAACGGGCAACAATTGATAGGTTTTCTCGAAACCTTTATAAACGAATAAGAGCTTCACAAATAAATGTAAAGCTCTTTTTTGTATTTTTAATTATTCACTTTGCAATTACAAACTCTTCCAAGCAGCTTCCAAAGCCAGTTCCATCATGGGTTTCAGGGCTCTTTCCCTTTGATCCGCGGAAATTTTTTCGTGAGTCGGAATAATATCGGTTACTGTAAGAACCGTTGCTGCGTTTTTTCCTAAATGTTGAGCATTGGCGAATAATCCAAAAGCCTCCATTTCAACAGCCGGACAATTATATTTCGTTGCAATAGCAGGAACAGCCGGATCTTTTCTGTAGAAAATGTCACTGCTGTGTACATTGATTGCCTTTGTTTTTAATGAAAGTTCTTCAGCTGTTTGGTTGATTGTGTTAAAAATATTCCCCTGATGAGAAAGAATTTCGTCCTCAATTTCCCAGGCATATTTTGCGTAACTGCTTTCACTGGCTGCATTTTCAACATTTAAAATATCAAAAAGCTGAAGATCAGTACTGTAAGCGCCACAAGTCCCGATTCTTATAATCGTTTCAACCTCATATTCCGTGAACAATTCGAAAGAATAGATCCCGATACTCGGAAACCCCATTCCACTGGCTCCCACAGTGATTTCTTTGCCCTTGTACAGGCCTGTATAATAGAAAATTCCTCTCGTTTTACTTACCAATTCTGCATTTTCAAGAAATTTTTCAGCAATAAACTGTGCACGAAGCGGATCTCCCGGCATCAACAAAACTTTAGCAATTTCTCCCTTATTTGCACTAATGTGAATACTCATAATTTTTATTTCAAAAAGCAAAGATAATAACTTTTTCATTGATAAATTAACGCTGAGCGCGGATTCTAAAGCTATGTCAATTACTTATTTACTCATTATTTATCATTTATTTTTAGGAGCTGTTTCCTGCTTTCCGCTATATCTTTTTTGTTATGGCCTTCTCGTTGCTCGGGCCGCAACAAAAAAGGATGCCGCTTCAATCAGGGCTATCAAAACCGATAGATTTCAATACCCCTGAAAGTTTGAATTGATACATTGTTTGTTAATTATCAATTGACTTGCTGGCAAAATTCATAATTCACAAATAATATTTTTATTTTTGTTAGATGATGGAAACCAAATCCCCATTTTTAGATACTTTGTTTCTGCTTCGGAAAGATGAATGCATTACAATTTTCACGGATCTCCAGGAAATCTCCAAAAAAGAAGAACAGGACGCTGCTGATTATTTTGAATCCGAATTCGAAAAAGAACGACTGGAATTTTTATCAGACCAAATCAACTGTGACAAAGAAACAGCAGTTTGGGCGGCGAAAATTCTGTATCACAGTGCGCAGTTATATTTAATAAGAGAAAATACGGCGAAAGATTTACAAAAATTAATTCCCGAATTTAAAGGTAAAAGAGATATTTCTTCCATTTTATCGGCGGATTTGTCATTAAGGTTTTTACCACAAATAATCTCCGCTTTACAGAATGCCGATCCGGAAGATACATTGGTCAAAATGTTGGAAAATATACTGCAACAATTTCATTATTCGGCGGTTGGGTTTGATATGGATCTGCCAAAAATTAATTGGGAAGAAGAATTAAAAAATAAAACATACCGAAAATTATATCTTGAAAGAATTGTAGAAAAGAAGGCCTATTCATTGGCTGAAATCCCATATATCAATCACTTATTGATCGCAGAATTCGGGCTACACAAAGATATTTTCTGGAAAGAATTGAAAATAATAACCAAAGATAATGGAAACATACGAGAAAGTATTTGATTTTTTAACTGACCCTACAAAAGAAAATTTCCTCAAATGCAGAGAACTTGTGATAAATGATCCTGATTATGATCCTTATTCAAAAGATACTGGAAATGTACAGGATCTGTTGGATGAAGGTAAGTTTGAGGAAGTTATAAAATATGTGAACGTCAATATCTTATTAAGTCCCGGTGTTCATATCTATAAATTTTTTGCATATAAAGAATTAGGCGATGAAAAAGGGATGAATATTGAGATGATGATCGCCCAGATTATTTTTGAATGCATTGAAAAAACAGGTGACGGAACAAAAGGTTCACCTTATGTCGTTACAAGAGTTTCGGATGAAAGAGATTTGATAAGGTATCATTTGAATAAACAGGATATAAGACAAAGACTCATCAATAATGGAGATAAAGTGATGGATGTTCTTACGCTCAATGATGGATCAGAGCTGTATTTTGATATTACAGATCCTTATCAGAGAATTGCCTTCTCATTTAAAAAAAGAAATGAAGAAGATGAAAATAATGAAGGCGAAAAACCAAAAAAGAAGAAATGGTGGAAATTTTAAAACTTAATTAATGAACCAAAATATAGAAAAATTAAATATAGCACTTACTTACGTCAAAGATACTTTCGTAGGAAAAAGTGATGTCGTTGATTTATTAGGAATCTGTTTACTGGCCAGGGAAAACGCATTTTTGTACGGTCCTCCGGGAACGGCAAAATCTGCTATTGTAAGAACGTTGGCAAAAACCGTAAAAGACGGCAAAAATTTCGAATATCTTTTAACGCGTTTCACGGAACCAAATGAGATTTTCGGGCCTTTTGATATCAG
This region includes:
- the deoD gene encoding purine-nucleoside phosphorylase, whose amino-acid sequence is MSIHISANKGEIAKVLLMPGDPLRAQFIAEKFLENAELVSKTRGIFYYTGLYKGKEITVGASGMGFPSIGIYSFELFTEYEVETIIRIGTCGAYSTDLQLFDILNVENAASESSYAKYAWEIEDEILSHQGNIFNTINQTAEELSLKTKAINVHSSDIFYRKDPAVPAIATKYNCPAVEMEAFGLFANAQHLGKNAATVLTVTDIIPTHEKISADQRERALKPMMELALEAAWKSL
- a CDS encoding DUF4919 domain-containing protein translates to METYEKVFDFLTDPTKENFLKCRELVINDPDYDPYSKDTGNVQDLLDEGKFEEVIKYVNVNILLSPGVHIYKFFAYKELGDEKGMNIEMMIAQIIFECIEKTGDGTKGSPYVVTRVSDERDLIRYHLNKQDIRQRLINNGDKVMDVLTLNDGSELYFDITDPYQRIAFSFKKRNEEDENNEGEKPKKKKWWKF